CAGCGGGGACGATGTCCGCGATGAGTTCTTCAAGCGTTTCATAGCCGAGGCTTTTGAGCATTTCCCGGCGTTTTTCCCCCTGGGGGCCGATATGCCGGCTGGCAAAGTCTGAGTGGGTGTTCATGTGGTGTTTGGCAGTGTGGCGTCCGGTCCGGAGGGGCCGGGCTAAAGCAAAAAGCCCCGGGACGGAATCGCCGGGGCGGAAGAGGAGGAACTGTTCAGGAGCAGTATTCCTCGTAGTCGGTTGCGTTCATCATGTCTTCCGTTTCCGTGGGAACGTCCAGGCGGATCTTGTAGAGCCAGCCCGCGCCGTAGGGATCGGAGTTGATGAGGGAGGGATCATTGGAAAGTTCCTCATTGATTTCCAGGATTTCACCGGAGACGGGAGTGTACACGTCGCTGGCGGCCTTGACGGATTCAACGACGGCCACGGGGTCCCCGGCGGCGACCGTGGCTCCTACTTCGGGGAGGTCTACAAAGACTACATCGGAGAGCTCCGCCTGGGCATGGTCGGAAATACCGATGGTGCCGATGTCTCCGTCAATTTCGATCCATTCATGATCTTTGGAATACAGCAGATTTTCTGGTACGTCGTGCATAAGATTTGGTTGTATGAGGTAAGAGTGTAGTAATTTACAGGATTTGTCAGTTTATTTTTGCGTTGTAGTGTCAGCCTTTTTTATAAAAGGGTTTTTTGACCACAAGGGCGGGGAATTTTTTCCCCCTGACATCTATTTCCAGCTCTGTGCCGACCTTGGCATGGGCGGCAGGAAGGTACGCCAGAGCGATGCCTGTCATCAGGGAGGGCGAGAGGACGCCGCTGGTGAGTTCCCCGATGGCTTCGCCGCCGGGAAGGTGAACTTTGTAATGGGCGCGGGGAGGGGCTCCCTTGCCGGTGTATTCAATGGCCGCCAGACGCTGGGTGAGGCCGCTGGCTTTTTGTTCACGGAGAATGCCGGAGCCGATGAATTCCGTGTCCAGCGCGCAGAAGAAGCCCAGTCCGGCTTCCAGCGGAGTTTTGTCCGGCGCCAGGTCGGAACCGTTCAGCGGATAGCACATTTCCAGGCGCAGGCTGTCACGGGCGCCGAGGCCGCAGGGCTTGGCTCCGGCGGACAGGAAGGCTTCAAACCATTTGACGCCTTCCGCGGCAGGGCAGAAGAATTCAAAGCCGTCTTCCCCGGTGTAGCCGGTACGGCAGACGATGAGGTCCGCGCCGTCCACCGTGATGCGGGCGATGCCGTTGCGGGGCGGGAGTTCCACTCCGGGAATGACTTTGGCGAAGATTGCCCCGCAAAGAGGTCCCTGAACGGCCAGGCCCACGTATTCGTCGGAGTGGTTTTCCAACGTTACGTCTGCGGGTTTGTGAGCGGAGAGCCA
This genomic stretch from Akkermansia biwaensis harbors:
- the gcvH gene encoding glycine cleavage system protein GcvH, with translation MHDVPENLLYSKDHEWIEIDGDIGTIGISDHAQAELSDVVFVDLPEVGATVAAGDPVAVVESVKAASDVYTPVSGEILEINEELSNDPSLINSDPYGAGWLYKIRLDVPTETEDMMNATDYEEYCS
- the gcvT gene encoding glycine cleavage system aminomethyltransferase GcvT, encoding MSDSDVKSTPLAAKHIELGARMVPFSGWNMPVQYTGILDEHKAVREACGIFDISHMGQFTVSGPNAAAWLNSMLTNDINKLDIGQGQYSIMLNEQAGVIDDLILYRMEPETFFVVVNASRIDEDFAWLSAHKPADVTLENHSDEYVGLAVQGPLCGAIFAKVIPGVELPPRNGIARITVDGADLIVCRTGYTGEDGFEFFCPAAEGVKWFEAFLSAGAKPCGLGARDSLRLEMCYPLNGSDLAPDKTPLEAGLGFFCALDTEFIGSGILREQKASGLTQRLAAIEYTGKGAPPRAHYKVHLPGGEAIGELTSGVLSPSLMTGIALAYLPAAHAKVGTELEIDVRGKKFPALVVKKPFYKKG